A single window of Nicotiana tomentosiformis chromosome 1, ASM39032v3, whole genome shotgun sequence DNA harbors:
- the LOC104118680 gene encoding probable ubiquitin-conjugating enzyme E2 23 gives MEAGQHHDTSRNAEPITNANERSNLIQGESLANVASSDTEVRSECRPEEILRNLQNVSYIYRQDVVKSKTDGKIGIVTEVAGDSDSDSSLTDDDDEDEDEDEDEDEDDGDEEEEENDGGGGDNGDSNSEGDRDNNENAEETADGNKDCSNNKSGPLTADHVRVLWMDESESTESIDNVVVIDRGFLHGDYVAAASDPTGQVGLVVDIDISVDLLSHDGSIFKNVSSKELKRVRDFTVGDYVVLGPWLGRIDDVFDNVTVMFDDGSVCKVMKADPLRLKPVGRSGLEDGHFPYYPGQRVNASSSSVFKNSRWLSGSWKANRVEGTVTKVTVGSVFIYWIASAGHGPDSSTAPAEEQNPKNLKLLSCFSHAIWQLGDWCLLPSLPISSSLALDKQLSKLQLCDSTKTVSESSQSLTDCDSKVVNLEESTGNSESLDIHLESSENENVTSETLEHDSLAESSTCANSSSVSKESGTESWPLHRKKIRKVVIRRDKKARKKEENFERALLIVNARTSVDVAWQDGIIEKGLESTSLIPIESPGDHEFVAEQYVVEKAADDADDPNDVRRVGVVKSVNAKERTAYVRWLKLVTRAEDPKEFDKEEVVSVYELEGHPDYDYCYGDVVIRLLPVSLPAKVGSVVKSAEESEHLLVPTEAKEDKQQHSRCNEAEAAPSDDPCSEFSDLSWVGNITGLRNGDIEVTWADGMISMVGPQAIYVVDRDDDESIAGGSEVGDDAASWETIEDNERETLETAEEELGTTNTTDISIEDEDSAMATETSGRNGALAIPLAALGFVTRLASGIFSRSRKQTDSSSLDSRSEDEEREGALARIYTGDESWSGDLDNSPRLPAAGNGEEHDTMEVTELDIVEANLKPGIGNSSDQHDNQMYSFKRFDITTDPYDHHFLGASGQNNAGRKWLKKVQQDWNILQNNLPDGIYVRVYEDHMDLLRAVIVGAYGTPYQDGLFFFDFHLPPEYPDVPPSAYYHSGGWRINPNLYEEGKVCLSLLNTWTGRGNEVWDPSSSSILQVLVSLQGLVLNSRPYFNEAGYDKQIGTAEGEKNSLSYNENTFLLNCKTMMYLMRRPPKDFEELIREHFRMRGYYILKACDTYMKGFLIGSLRKDASNSSNSANSNSVGFKLMMAKIVPKLFLALNEIGVECEEFKHLQQL, from the exons ATGGAAGCTGGCCAACATCATGATACTTCCCGTAATGCTGAGCCCATCACAAATGCAAATGAACGTAGCAATTTGATACAAGGTGAATCTTTAGCAAATGTGGCAAGTTCTGATACAGAAGTTAGATCCGAATGCAGGCCAGAAGAGATACTCCGGAACTTACAGAATGTCTCCTATATATACAGACAAGATGTTGTGAAAAGCAAAACTGATGGTAAGATTGGGATTGTGACCGAAGTTGCTGGTGACTCAGATTCAGATAGCAGCTTAACTGATGATGACGACGAGGATGAGGATGAGGATGAGGATGAGGATGAGGATGATggagacgaagaagaagaagaaaatgatggtggtggtggtgacAATGGTGATTCCAACTCGGAAGGCGATAGGGATAACAATGAAAATGCTGAGGAAACTGCTGATGGGAACAAAGACTGTAGTAACAATAAGAGTGGTCCTCTTACTGCAGACCATGTTCGAGTCCTGTGGATGGATGAGTCTGAGTCAACAGAGAGTATTGATAATGTCGTTGTTATTGACAGAGGATTTCTGCATGGTGATTATGTCGCTGCAGCTTCTGATCCAACAGGTCAAGTAGGACTGGTGGTTGATATCGATATATCTGTTGATTTGTTATCGCATGATGGATCTATTTTTAAAAATGTCTCATCTAAGGAGTTGAAACGGGTTAGAGATTTTACAGTTGGCGATTATGTTGTCCTTGGCCCTTGGTTGGGTAGGATTGATGATGTTTTTGATAATGTCACTGTGATGTTTGATGATGGTTCTGTTTGTAAAGTTATGAAGGCTGACCCCTTACGCCTTAAACCAGTTGGTAGGAGTGGCCTTGAAGATGGACATTTTCCTTATTATCCTGGTCAGCGTGTAAATGCAAGCTCATCATCAGTTTTCAAGAACTCCAGGTGGTTATCGGGCTCGTGGAAAGCAAATAGGGTAGAAGGTACAGTAACTAAAGTTACTGTTGGTTCTGTTTTCATCTATTGGATTGCATCAGCTGGACATGGGCCCGATTCCTCCACTGCTCCAGCTGAAGAACAAAACCCAAAAAACTTGAAACTGTTGTCTTGCTTTTCTCATGCAATCTGGCAACTAGGAGACTGGTGTCTTCTTCCTTCACTTCCCATATCATCATCTCTTGCCTTGGACAAGCAATTGTCGAAATTACAACTTTGTGACTCCACCAAAACTGTTTCAGAATCTTCTCAATCTCTAACAGATTGTGATTCCAAAGTTGTCAATTTGGAGGAGTCAACCGGGAATAGTGAATCTTTGGATATTCATCTGGAATCTTCCGAGAATGAGAATGTCACTTCTGAAACTTTAGAGCATGATTCCCTTGCAGAGTCAAGTACATGTGCTAATTCATCGTCAGTTTCCAAGGAATCAGGCACAGAGTCATGGCCACTTCATCGTAAAAAGATCCGCAAAGTTGTGATTAGGAGGGATAAAAAGGCTCGTAAGAAAGAGGAAAATTTTGAAAGAGCTCTTCTAATTGTGAATGCTAGAACTTCTGTTGACGTTGCATGGCAGGATGGAATAATAGAAAAAGGTTTGGAATCTACATCCTTGATCCCTATTGAAAGCCCAGGAGATCATGAATTTGTTGCTGAACAGTATGTGGTAGAGAAAGCTGCTGATGATGCTGATGATCCTAATGATGTTAGACGTGTTGGGGTTGTGAAAAGTGTTAATGCAAAGGAACGGACAGCTTATGTGAGGTGGTTAAAGCTAGTTACAAGGGCAGAGGACCCCAAGGAGTTTGACAAAGAGGAGGTAGTCAGTGTATATGAACTGGAGGGGCATCCTGACTATGACTATTGTTACGGTGACGTTGTTATTCGCTTGTTACCTGTTTCTCTACCAGCAAAAGTAGGTTCTGTGGTGAAATCTGCAGAAGAATCAGAACATTTGTTGGTTCCAACTGAAGCCAAAGAAGACAAGCAACAACATTCAAGATGCAATGAAGCAGAAGCCGCTCCAAGTGATGATCCTTGTTCCGAATTTTCGGATCTCTCTTGGGTTGGGAATATCACTGGCCTCAGAAATGGGGACATCGAAGTCACGTGGGCTGATGGGATGATATCCATG GTTGGGCCACAAGCAATTTATGTTGTTGATCGTGATGATGATGAGTCTATCGCAGGCGGAAGTGAAGTTGGTGATGATGCAGCTAGCTGGGAAACAATTGAAGATAATGAAAGGGAGACCCTTGAGACTGCAGAAGAG GAACTTGGAACAACAAATACTACGGACATCAGtattgaagatgaagacagtgCCATGGCCACTGAAACTTCAGGAAGGAATGGGGCTCTGGCTATTCCCCTGGCTGCACTAGGATTTGTGACCAGGCTGGCCTCTGGAATATTTTCTAGGAGCCGCAAACAGACTGATTCTTCAAGCTTAGATTCCAGAAGTGAAGATGAAGAAAGGGAGGGAGCATTGGCAAGAATATATACCGGTGATGAATCATGGTCTGGAGACCTTGATAATTCTCCAAGGCTACCTGCTGCAGGAAATGGAGAAGAACATGACACTATGGAAGTCACCGAGTTGGACATCGTTGAAGCTAACTTGAAGCCAGGAATAGGAAATTCCTCAGATCAACATGATAACCAAATGTATAGTTTTAAACGCTTTGATATCACCACAGATCCTTATGATCATCATTTTCTTGGTGCAAGTGGCCAG AATAATGCTGGGAGGAAGTGGCTTAAGAAAGTTCAACAAGATTGGAACATACTTCAAAATAACCTGCCAG ATGGAATATATGTACGTGTTTATGAAGATCACATGGATCTTCTAAGGGCAGTGATTGTTGGAGCATATGGGACCCCTTACCAAGATGGTTTATTCTTCTTTGATTTCCACCTTCCACCCGAGTACCCTGATGTTCCACCA TCAGCATATTATCATTCTGGTGGCTGGCGGATAAATCCAAACTTGTACGAGGAAGGGAAAGTTTGTCTCAGCCTTTTAAATACTTGGACAGGCAGAGGGAATGAGGTCTGGGATCCTTCATCGTCGAGTATACTTCAAGTCCTAGTTTCACTTCAAGGGCTAGTTTTGAATTCCAGGCCATATTTCAATGAAGCTGGTTATGACAAGCAGATTGGGACAGCTGAAGGAGAAAAGAATTCGCTATCCTACAACGAAAATACCTTCTTATTAAACTGTAAGACAATGATGTATCTGATGAGGAGGCCCCCTAAG
- the LOC117272938 gene encoding probable 26S proteasome non-ATPase regulatory subunit 3 isoform X1, with the protein MEFLAFISVFYIAMVVVLISQVFFKTNRTVKDQSTPSVYDCSVDPSVLQDLKEIASMIESGANTSEVRKIYKAMRLTMKLRRKLKVSMLSAFLNYALGHVSEVHAQLSSYVPQQDKYDTQVDVEMSETEAHSTHLVPELETYCYLLVLIFLIDQKKYKEAKACSSESIVRLKNMNSRTDDVLASKLYSYYSLSYELAGDLAEIRGDLLALYRTATVRHNKLSQETLLNLLLRNYLHYNLYDQAEKFRSKAHCVEALSNQQFCRYLLYQGKIKTIQLEYTDAKDSLVQAVQKSPVTAVGFQIQCNKWAIIVQLLLGEIPERTVFTQKRMEKALRPYFELTNAIRIGDLELFRTADEKFSSIFNQDRTSNLIVRLRHNVIRAGLRNISASYSRISLADIAKKLNLDSENPVDDAENIVAKAIRDGAIDATLDHANGWLVSKATGDVYSTNEPQIAFNSRIAFCLNMHNEAVRALRFPQNLRNKQSAAT; encoded by the exons ATGGAATTTTTAGCTTTTATCTCCGTTTTCTATATCGCAATGGTTGTTGTCTTGATTTCTCAAGTATTCTTCAAGACAAATCGAACGGTTAAAGATCAATCAACTCCTTCTGTATATGACTGCTCAGTTGATCCTTCTGTATTACAAG ATTTGAAGGAGATAGCATCAATGATTGAGAGTGGAGCAAATACAAGTGAAGTAAGGAAGATATACAAGGCTATGAGATTGACCATGAAACTCAGGAGGAAATTAAAGGTTTCAATGCTATCTGCTTTCTTGAATTATGCTCTTGGCCATGTTTCTGAGGTCCATGCACAGCTATCTTCATACGTGCCACAG CAGGATAAATATGACACTCAAGTTGATGTGGAAATGTCTGAAACTGAAGCCCATTCAACACATCTGGTGCCTGAGCTTGAGACTTATTGCTACTTGCTTGTTCTAATATTTCTGATTGATCAGAAAAAATACAAGGAG GCTAAGGCTTGTTCCTCAGAAAGTATTGTTCGTCTAAAGAATATGAATAGCAGAACTGATGATGTTCTTGCATCGAAGCTCTATTCCTACTACTCTTTAAGTTATGAACTTGCTGGTGATCTCGCCGAAATTCGAGG TGACCTGCTTGCTTTGTACCGAACTGCAACAGTACGCCATAATAAGTTGAGTCAA GAAACACTTCTCAATCTGTTACTGAGAAATTACCTTCACTATAACTTGTATGATCAAGCAGAAAAATTTCGCTCAAAGGCCCACTGTGTTGAAGCTCTTTCAAACCAACAG TTCTGTCGATACCTCCTCTACCAGGGAAAGATCAAGACAATTCAGTTGGAGTACACAGATGCCAAAGATTCTCTTGTACAAGCTGTGCAGAAAAGTCCAGTAACTGCAGTTGGTTTCCAAATACAATGCAATAAGTGGGCTATTATTGTCCAGTTATTGCTTGGAGAGATCCCTGAGAGGACTGTATTTACACAGAAAAGAATGGAGAAAGCATTGAGGCCATACTTTGAGCTGACAAAT GCTATTCGCATAGGAGATCTAGAGCTATTTAGAACAGCAGATGAGAAATTTTCCAGCATTTTCAACCAAGACAGAACAAGTAACTTGATTGTCAGACTCAGGCATAATGTCATAAGGGCAGGGCTTAGAAACATCAGCGCTTCGTACTCTCGTATTTCACTGGCTGACATTGCCAAGAAGCTAAACTTGGATTCTGAAAATCCAGTTGATGATGCTGAGAACATTGTAGCCAAAGCAATTCGAGATGGCGCAATTGATGCCACATTAGACCATGCCAATGGATGGTTGGTATCAAAAGCAACTGGGGATGTTTACTCCACAAATGAGCCTCAAATTGCTTTTAACTCAAGAATTGCCTTCTGTCTTAATATGCACAATGAGGCTGTCCGTGCTCTTCGATTTCCACAAAATTTGAGAAATAAGCAAAGTGCGGCGACGTAG
- the LOC104118679 gene encoding uncharacterized protein: protein MIVCVAVVGHQNNPLYIQSFTEADDALKLHHIVHCSLDVVDERVNNPKKSSSTLNETFLGLLYPTENYKVYGYLTNTKVKLILVTTDLDVRDADVRNFFRKFHAAYVDAVSNPFHVPGKKITSRTFAERVSTIVKSFGLSSAG, encoded by the exons ATGATCGTTTGCGTCGCCGTCGTCGGTCACCAG AACAATCCGCTTTATATACAGAGCTTCACTGAAGCGGATGATGCCCTAAAGCTTCATCACATTGTTCATTGCTCCCTTGATGTTGTCGATGAAAGAG TGAACAATCCAAAAAAATCCAGCTCCACCCTAAACGAGACATTTCTTGGCCTGCTATATCCAACTGAAAACTACAAAGT GTATGGTTATTTGACTAATACAAAGGTGAAACTCATATTGGTCACAACAGATCTTGATGTTCGAGATGCAGATGTGAGAAAT TTTTTCAGGAAATTTCATGCCGCATATGTTGATGCTGTGTCAAACCCATTTCATGTTCCTGGCAAGAAGATAACATCCAGAACTTTTGCTGAAAGGGTTAGCACTATCGTCAAGTCTTTTGGTTTGAGTTCAGCAGGTTGA
- the LOC117272938 gene encoding probable 26S proteasome non-ATPase regulatory subunit 3 isoform X2, with protein sequence MEFLAFISVFYIAMVVVLISQVFFKTNRTVKDQSTPSVYDCSVDPSVLQDLKEIASMIESGANTSEVRKIYKAMRLTMKLRRKLKVSMLSAFLNYALGHVSEVHAQLSSYVPQDKYDTQVDVEMSETEAHSTHLVPELETYCYLLVLIFLIDQKKYKEAKACSSESIVRLKNMNSRTDDVLASKLYSYYSLSYELAGDLAEIRGDLLALYRTATVRHNKLSQETLLNLLLRNYLHYNLYDQAEKFRSKAHCVEALSNQQFCRYLLYQGKIKTIQLEYTDAKDSLVQAVQKSPVTAVGFQIQCNKWAIIVQLLLGEIPERTVFTQKRMEKALRPYFELTNAIRIGDLELFRTADEKFSSIFNQDRTSNLIVRLRHNVIRAGLRNISASYSRISLADIAKKLNLDSENPVDDAENIVAKAIRDGAIDATLDHANGWLVSKATGDVYSTNEPQIAFNSRIAFCLNMHNEAVRALRFPQNLRNKQSAAT encoded by the exons ATGGAATTTTTAGCTTTTATCTCCGTTTTCTATATCGCAATGGTTGTTGTCTTGATTTCTCAAGTATTCTTCAAGACAAATCGAACGGTTAAAGATCAATCAACTCCTTCTGTATATGACTGCTCAGTTGATCCTTCTGTATTACAAG ATTTGAAGGAGATAGCATCAATGATTGAGAGTGGAGCAAATACAAGTGAAGTAAGGAAGATATACAAGGCTATGAGATTGACCATGAAACTCAGGAGGAAATTAAAGGTTTCAATGCTATCTGCTTTCTTGAATTATGCTCTTGGCCATGTTTCTGAGGTCCATGCACAGCTATCTTCATACGTGCCACAG GATAAATATGACACTCAAGTTGATGTGGAAATGTCTGAAACTGAAGCCCATTCAACACATCTGGTGCCTGAGCTTGAGACTTATTGCTACTTGCTTGTTCTAATATTTCTGATTGATCAGAAAAAATACAAGGAG GCTAAGGCTTGTTCCTCAGAAAGTATTGTTCGTCTAAAGAATATGAATAGCAGAACTGATGATGTTCTTGCATCGAAGCTCTATTCCTACTACTCTTTAAGTTATGAACTTGCTGGTGATCTCGCCGAAATTCGAGG TGACCTGCTTGCTTTGTACCGAACTGCAACAGTACGCCATAATAAGTTGAGTCAA GAAACACTTCTCAATCTGTTACTGAGAAATTACCTTCACTATAACTTGTATGATCAAGCAGAAAAATTTCGCTCAAAGGCCCACTGTGTTGAAGCTCTTTCAAACCAACAG TTCTGTCGATACCTCCTCTACCAGGGAAAGATCAAGACAATTCAGTTGGAGTACACAGATGCCAAAGATTCTCTTGTACAAGCTGTGCAGAAAAGTCCAGTAACTGCAGTTGGTTTCCAAATACAATGCAATAAGTGGGCTATTATTGTCCAGTTATTGCTTGGAGAGATCCCTGAGAGGACTGTATTTACACAGAAAAGAATGGAGAAAGCATTGAGGCCATACTTTGAGCTGACAAAT GCTATTCGCATAGGAGATCTAGAGCTATTTAGAACAGCAGATGAGAAATTTTCCAGCATTTTCAACCAAGACAGAACAAGTAACTTGATTGTCAGACTCAGGCATAATGTCATAAGGGCAGGGCTTAGAAACATCAGCGCTTCGTACTCTCGTATTTCACTGGCTGACATTGCCAAGAAGCTAAACTTGGATTCTGAAAATCCAGTTGATGATGCTGAGAACATTGTAGCCAAAGCAATTCGAGATGGCGCAATTGATGCCACATTAGACCATGCCAATGGATGGTTGGTATCAAAAGCAACTGGGGATGTTTACTCCACAAATGAGCCTCAAATTGCTTTTAACTCAAGAATTGCCTTCTGTCTTAATATGCACAATGAGGCTGTCCGTGCTCTTCGATTTCCACAAAATTTGAGAAATAAGCAAAGTGCGGCGACGTAG